A part of Candidatus Binatia bacterium genomic DNA contains:
- a CDS encoding peptide chain release factor 3 produces the protein MNDSRERLKAEVARRRTFAIISHPDAGKTTLTEKLLLYGDAVHLAGSVKQRRDARHATSDWMALERERGISITTSVMQFPYGGYEINLLDTPGHNDFSEDTYRTLAAADCAIMLLDSAKGVEPQTIKLFEVCRMRRIPIVTFINKMDREGRDPLDLLDEIERVLGIPASPATWPIGSGAGFQGVYDRWLQRVLLFERGERAAHKAVMQVGSLDDPAFRAVIGDRAHGRLSDSLALLHGAGTGFDHEAFRSGELTPVFFGSALTNFGVEPFLDQFIELAPPPLPRATATGPVSPDAPAFSGFVFKIQANMDPLHRDRVAFVRVCSGRFVRGMEVTLGRTGKRLALKRSLQFRAQERTCIEEAFAGDIVGVWDPGLLRIGDSLSEAGGIEFAGIPRFSPEHFVRLVLTEPLKRKQLKKGLDQLSEEGAVQVFFHRERLERDPILGAVGRLQFDVIQSRLKSEYDVDVRFEAQPSQHARWVEGNFDPVELERLGAVLCLLDVEGRPLLLFKNDFWLQETLDRHAHLRFIAAVQPGRSERAAA, from the coding sequence ATGAACGATTCGAGGGAACGACTGAAAGCGGAGGTGGCGCGCCGGCGCACCTTCGCGATCATCTCCCACCCCGACGCCGGCAAAACGACGCTGACCGAAAAGCTGCTGCTCTACGGCGACGCCGTGCATCTGGCCGGGTCGGTGAAGCAGCGGCGCGACGCGCGCCATGCGACCAGCGACTGGATGGCGCTCGAGCGCGAGCGCGGCATCTCCATCACCACCAGTGTGATGCAGTTCCCCTATGGCGGTTACGAGATCAACCTGCTCGACACGCCCGGCCACAACGACTTCAGCGAAGACACCTACCGCACCTTGGCCGCGGCCGACTGCGCCATCATGCTGCTGGACAGCGCCAAGGGGGTGGAGCCGCAGACCATCAAGCTGTTCGAGGTCTGCCGCATGCGCCGCATCCCCATCGTCACCTTCATCAACAAGATGGATCGGGAGGGGCGCGACCCGCTCGACCTGCTCGACGAGATCGAACGGGTGCTCGGCATTCCCGCCAGCCCGGCAACCTGGCCGATCGGCTCCGGTGCCGGCTTCCAGGGTGTCTACGACCGCTGGTTGCAGCGGGTGCTGCTGTTCGAGCGTGGCGAACGGGCGGCGCACAAGGCCGTGATGCAGGTGGGCAGCCTCGACGATCCGGCGTTTCGCGCCGTCATCGGCGACCGCGCCCACGGTCGGCTGTCGGACTCGCTTGCCCTGCTGCACGGCGCCGGCACGGGCTTCGACCACGAAGCCTTCCGCAGCGGCGAGCTGACGCCGGTGTTCTTTGGCAGCGCCTTGACCAACTTCGGCGTCGAGCCGTTCCTCGACCAGTTCATCGAGCTGGCGCCGCCGCCGCTGCCGCGCGCGACGGCCACCGGCCCGGTGTCGCCCGACGCGCCTGCGTTCTCGGGCTTCGTCTTCAAAATTCAGGCGAACATGGACCCGCTGCACCGCGACCGCGTCGCCTTCGTGCGGGTGTGCTCCGGGCGCTTCGTGCGCGGCATGGAAGTGACCCTCGGGCGCACCGGCAAACGGCTCGCCCTCAAGCGCTCGCTGCAGTTCCGGGCGCAGGAACGCACCTGCATCGAGGAGGCCTTCGCCGGCGACATTGTCGGCGTGTGGGACCCCGGCCTGTTGCGCATCGGCGACTCGCTCAGCGAGGCCGGGGGCATCGAGTTCGCCGGCATTCCGCGCTTCTCGCCGGAGCACTTCGTGCGCCTCGTTTTGACCGAGCCCCTCAAGCGCAAGCAATTGAAGAAGGGGCTCGACCAGCTGTCCGAGGAAGGTGCGGTCCAGGTGTTCTTCCACCGCGAGCGCCTCGAGCGCGACCCCATCCTCGGCGCCGTCGGGCGGCTGCAGTTCGACGTCATCCAGTCCCGTCTCAAGAGCGAGTACGACGTCGACGTGCGTTTCGAAGCCCAGCCGTCGCAGCACGCCCGCTGGGTGGAGGGCAACTTCGATCCCGTCGAGCTCGAGCGCCTCGGCGCCGTGCTGTGCCTGCTCGACGTGGAGGGCCGGCCGCTGTTGCTGTTCAAGAACGACTTCTGGCTGCAAGAGACCCTCGATCGCCACGCGCATCTGCGTTTCATCGCCGCGGTGCAGCCGGGCCGCAGCGAGCGCGCCGCCGCCTGA
- a CDS encoding alpha/beta hydrolase gives MSLDPAMFLPAAVDAETAALNDGIERLLVTQPSIDQLQPQAFRDAREAGASAFGPIVRVDWATERRIPGPAGEIAIRQFVPETVKGVCLHIHGGGFVIGRAHHQDVPLARLATEGQLAVVSVDYRLAPEHPYPAAPDDCEAAAVWLAANAKREFGTDRLLIGGESAGANLAAVTLLRMRDRHRFTGFSGAMLTFGVFDISMTPSARRWGNRNLVLNTPIMQWFSDHYVPAERRQDPDVSPLYGDLSDLPPAIFTVGTLDPLLDDTLFMQARWLAAGNRAALQVFPGGIHGFIAFPLEIARRANERIVQFLKQA, from the coding sequence ATGAGTCTTGATCCGGCGATGTTCCTGCCCGCAGCAGTCGATGCGGAGACGGCTGCATTGAACGACGGTATTGAACGGTTGCTGGTGACGCAGCCGTCGATCGACCAGCTGCAGCCGCAGGCCTTTCGCGATGCGCGCGAAGCCGGCGCGAGCGCCTTCGGACCGATCGTCCGCGTCGACTGGGCGACGGAGCGTCGCATCCCCGGGCCTGCCGGCGAGATCGCCATCCGTCAGTTCGTTCCCGAGACCGTGAAGGGCGTCTGCCTGCACATCCACGGGGGCGGATTCGTCATCGGCCGTGCCCACCATCAGGACGTGCCGCTGGCGAGGCTCGCCACTGAGGGCCAGCTGGCCGTCGTGAGCGTCGATTACCGGCTGGCTCCGGAACACCCCTACCCGGCCGCTCCCGACGATTGCGAGGCGGCCGCCGTATGGTTGGCGGCCAACGCCAAACGCGAGTTCGGCACGGATCGACTGCTGATCGGTGGCGAATCGGCGGGCGCCAATCTCGCCGCCGTGACCCTGCTCCGCATGCGTGACCGGCATCGTTTCACGGGCTTCTCCGGCGCCATGCTGACGTTCGGCGTGTTCGACATCTCGATGACGCCGAGCGCGCGCCGCTGGGGCAACCGCAACCTGGTCCTCAATACGCCGATCATGCAGTGGTTCAGTGATCACTACGTTCCCGCCGAGCGGCGGCAGGATCCCGACGTGTCACCCCTGTACGGCGATCTCTCGGACCTGCCGCCCGCCATCTTCACCGTCGGCACATTGGATCCGCTGCTCGACGATACGCTGTTCATGCAGGCGCGCTGGCTGGCAGCCGGCAACCGCGCCGCGCTCCAGGTGTTCCCGGGCGGGATCCACGGCTTCATCGCCTTTCCCCTCGAGATCGCCCGCCGCGCCAACGAGCGGATCGTTCAGTTCCTCAAGCAGGCATAA
- a CDS encoding acyl-CoA dehydrogenase family protein, translated as MDFEHSERAQHYIDQVTRFVRERIVPREQTYLDQLVHSEDWRQWRIPPIIEQLKAEAKAAGLWNLFLPDSEHGAGLDNRDYAPLAEIMGSSFLAPEVFNCSAPDTGNAEVLVRYGSEEQKERWLKPLLDGDIRSGFAMTEPAVASSDATNMKATCEVDGDQIVINGQKWWTSGAGDPRCKFLIFMGVTDPRAERHQRHSMVLVPMDSPGVKIVRMVPVFGHLDEPHGHGEVVFDDVRVPKSNFIAGPGRGFEIAQGRLGPGRIHHCMRAVGGAERALQRLCERAAGRVAFGKPLANLGANRDIIANCRMAIDQARLLTLHAAWALDRHGTFGALTDVSAIKVVAPNVLQMVVDAAIQIHGGEGVADAELTRLMATARALRIADGPDEVHRGMVARLELKKYR; from the coding sequence ATGGACTTCGAGCATTCAGAGCGTGCCCAGCACTACATCGACCAGGTCACGCGCTTCGTACGCGAACGCATCGTCCCGAGGGAACAGACCTACCTCGACCAGCTCGTCCACAGCGAGGACTGGCGACAATGGCGGATCCCTCCGATCATCGAACAGCTCAAGGCTGAAGCGAAGGCCGCAGGGCTCTGGAATCTCTTCCTGCCCGACAGCGAGCACGGTGCCGGCCTCGACAATCGCGACTACGCGCCGCTGGCGGAGATCATGGGCAGTAGCTTCCTCGCGCCCGAGGTTTTCAACTGCAGTGCCCCGGATACCGGCAACGCCGAGGTGCTGGTGCGCTACGGCTCGGAGGAGCAGAAGGAACGCTGGCTCAAGCCCCTGCTCGACGGCGACATCCGTTCCGGCTTCGCCATGACCGAGCCGGCCGTGGCGTCGAGCGACGCCACCAACATGAAGGCCACCTGCGAGGTGGACGGCGATCAGATCGTCATCAACGGCCAGAAGTGGTGGACCAGCGGCGCCGGCGACCCGCGCTGCAAGTTCCTGATCTTCATGGGCGTAACCGACCCCCGTGCCGAACGCCACCAGCGCCACTCCATGGTGCTCGTGCCCATGGACAGCCCCGGCGTGAAGATCGTGCGCATGGTGCCCGTGTTCGGCCATCTGGACGAGCCCCACGGCCACGGCGAGGTCGTGTTCGACGACGTCCGCGTGCCGAAGAGCAACTTCATTGCCGGTCCGGGGCGCGGCTTCGAGATCGCACAGGGGCGGCTGGGTCCGGGCCGCATCCATCACTGCATGCGTGCCGTCGGCGGGGCCGAGCGGGCTTTGCAGCGTCTGTGTGAGCGAGCCGCGGGGCGTGTCGCCTTCGGCAAACCTCTGGCGAATCTGGGCGCCAACCGCGACATCATCGCCAACTGCCGCATGGCCATCGACCAGGCGCGGCTACTCACGCTGCACGCCGCTTGGGCGTTGGACCGCCACGGCACCTTCGGCGCGCTCACGGACGTGTCGGCGATCAAAGTGGTTGCCCCGAACGTGCTGCAGATGGTGGTCGACGCCGCCATCCAGATTCACGGTGGCGAGGGGGTGGCCGACGCCGAGCTCACCCGCCTGATGGCGACGGCCCGCGCCCTACGGATCGCCGACGGGCCGGATGAGGTGCATCGCGGGATGGTGGCCCGGCTGGAGCTGAAGAAATACCGGTAG